The Corynebacterium coyleae genome segment TTGTTCGAGGGCACCCGCGACCGTCTGCACCAGCCGTACCGCGCCGACGTCCTTCCGGTGACTGCGGAGTGGGTCAACCGCCTGCGCAACCGCGGCTACGCGGCATACCTGTCTGGCGCAGGTCCGACCGCGCTCGTGCTCATCACCGAGCCCATTGAGCCTGCGCTTCTCGACGACGCCCGCGCCGCCGGCCTCCGCGTCATCGAACTCGAAGTCGCAGGGCCGGTGACCGCAGAACTGCTGCGCGACTAGCGCAAATGCTTTGATGCCCCGGGGTGCACATGCGTACCCCGGGGCATCGTTTTTGTGCGGCATTATGACGGGAGCGAAACGCCTCGTGCATCAGGTAGAAACCGTGTAAGTCCCGGGGAGCACGGATCAGCCCGTGCGAGTGTGGTGGGTTTCTTTTATTGTCGAACGTGATTCTGCACACATCAAACGAAGGGCGTGTTCGAATGAGGTGGTCAGTTTCGCAGAAGGGCGTGAGGGTTGTTCTCGCGCTGATGATTGCAGTGTGTTGTTGTCTTGCGTGGGCGCCGGTGGCGTGGGGGCAGTCGTCGTCAACGACGTCGACATCGTCGCAGGCAACGTCTGCGAAGGCCGATGACGGGTCGGCTGATGGCAGGGCGATGCTGATTTTGGATGCGTCGTCGTCGATGCTTGCGGCTGACGCTGGGGGTACGCGTATGGATTCGGCAAAGAAGGCGGCCAATGAGTTGGTGGATTCGCTGCCGGATACGGCGAATATGGGGTTGATGGTCTATGGGGCGAATGAGTCGGATGCTCCGGACAACCGCGAGCGCGGGTGCAAGGATGTGGAGACTCTAGCCACGGTGGGACGGATTGATCGGGGGAGGTTTGCTTCGGCGATCAACGGGCTCGAGCCGAAGGGGTATACCCCGATGGGTCATTCGTTGCGTAAGGCGGCGGAGGAGCTCGGGAGCGAGGGGCAGCGTTCGATCATTTTGGTATCTGACGGCATTGACTCGTGTGCGCCGCCGCCGGTGTGTGAGGTAGCTAAGGAATTGGCGCAAGATGGTGTTGATCTTGCGATTCACACGGTGGGGTTCCAGGTTGATGAGGAAGCACGCAAGGAGTTGCAGTGCATCGCGGACGCAGGCAATGGCCAGTTCCTGGAGGCTGGGGATGCCGGTAGTTTGGCGCAGTCGTTGAAGTTTTTGGCGCAGCGCGACATCGGCAAATACAAGGTGAAGGGCACACCGTTTGAGTTTGCGGATACGCCCGAGGACGCCAAGTGGTTTGGTGAGGGGCAGTACCGGACGAAGGTCACCCCGGATACGAATGCGAAGAAGAACCGTTACTTCCGTGTGTCCGTGCCGGAGGGCACAACGCGTTGATCACGATGACCCCAATCTGGCAGACGGAAGGCAACATCCAGGAAACCGAGATCTTCCTCGAAGTTCCGGAGGCAACCAACGAAAACGACCCTGATTGTGGCACGGCGAGCAACGCAATTGGCGACAGCAGAATCCTCGGCGAGGCCAGCTTGTTAATGAATCCTTACCGGTTCTCGCTGGAACGTGGCGGAAGCGACAACGATTGCGATATGAGCTCTTGGCTCATTGCCACCCAGGTCTACCAAGAAGGGCAGCCGATTGACGATGCCTTGGACCTCGAGGTGAACGTGTTCTACGTACCGAACCCTGATCAGGAGCAGAAAACTGAGTGGTCCAATGGTCCTATTGCTCCCTCCTTCTATGACGGCGACGTCCCGTTTGGCACCCCGCAGGAGAACAAGGGAGGCACCGGCTTTAACGACGCTGTTGAGATCACCGAAGGTACGTATTCCGACAAGATCGTTCCCGGCGAATACCGCTTCTACAAGATTCCAGTGAAGTGGGGGCAGCGCCCGGTGGTGAAGATGAAGGCACCAGAATCTGTGACGGAGGATTCAGATGTAATCAAGGTGGGCATCTATGACTCGCGGCGCAAGCTTTCGGGAGAAGGGAGCCTCAATGTCTACGACGACGCGAAAGAGAGTGATCCAATTGCGCCGAAGTATTACGCACAGGTTGCAAACGACATAGGTAAGTCTTACCAGGGCTACTACTACTTAAATTTTGCGATGAATTCCAAGCTTGAAGATGGCATCGCCGGTGTGGAGCAGCCGTACGAGTTCGCGGTGATAGTGGATGGTGAACCGTTCAATGGTGGTCCGGATTGGACCCCCACCTACGAGGACGGCCCGGAGCCGTCTGATGAGCCGATCAAGTTCGACGGTGCCGTAAGCACGGATGAGCAGCAGACGGTGGAGGAGACTACCGAGGCAGCCGAGGAGACCGAGCAAGTCCTCGTAGAGGAGGAATCGGGCGGGCTCTCCCTGCCGCTACTCGGCGGCCTCGGAGTGCTGTTGCTCGCGGTCATCGGTGCGGTGTTCTTTATGTTCAGCCGCAACCGGGCGCAAGAGACCCGGTAGTAGGAGCATATTGCTTTACGACGACGCCTTCGGCCGGCTGCCTGGTCCGGGCAAGGCGATGATGTCGAACTCCTCGCGCTGCAGGTGCTTGCGCAGGTCCTTCTTGTCAAACTTGCCTACGGACGTTTTGTCGATGGAATCCACAAACGTCCAATACTCAGGCGCCATCCACTTCGGCAACGTGTCTGCGAGCGACTCGCGGAGTCGTGCCGCAGTCTCCTTTGTGGGCTCAATGCCCGAGAGAAGCTTGGTCACCGCCAGCGGTCGCTCACCCCACTTGGGGTCCGGGATGCCGATGACTGCGCATTCGACGACTTCCTCGGACTCCATAATGAGGTTTTCCACCTGTGCGGAGTAGATCCACTCGCCGCCGGAGCGAATGACATCGCGGGCACGGTCGTAGAGCGTCATAAACCCGGCGTTGGTGACTGTGCCTACGTCGCCGGTACGCAGCCAGCCGTCGGCAGTGAAGTGTGCGCGCACGTCGTCGACTTCTTCGCCACGGAAGGTGGAAGCGATCTCGCCCGGTTCTTGCGTGGGTGAGTGGTAGTAGCCTGCAGCGACCATATTGCCGCGGACCTGAATCTCACCCTGGGTCAAGTCGTTAAACGCCATGACTTGGCCATCGTTGACCACTCGGTATTCCAGCGACGGGGCAAAGCGTCCCTGGGAAATGCGGTAGGACCAGCGCGCCTCACCAGAAGCGCCCGATGGCGGACGCGCCACTGTGCCGACCGTGGTGGTTTCCGTCATGCCCCAGCAGTGGACGATATCCACGCCGTAGCGTTCCTCCCACACCTTGATCAGCGCCGGTGGGGCAGGAGAACCGCCGACGAAGATCTCCTGCAGACTCATTCGTTCCGGGCGATTGTGCAGGTAATGCACCATCAGCTGGATCCACAAGGTGGGCACGCCGTGTGCCACGCGCGGGTGCGTGCTTGCGATAAGTCTTGCCAGTGTCGGGGCAGACACGTCCGAATCGGGCAGAACCAGGGGAGTGCCCGCGAGAAAAGCTGCGAACGGTACGCCCCAACTGAGCACGTGGTAGATCGGGATGCAGCACAAAAACGTCTCACCGTGAGTGACCGCTAGTGAGTCCGTTGCGCGAAGACCGGTCGCTTCTAGCCACAACGCGCGGTGGGAGTAGGCGACGCCCTTCGGTGCGCCGGTCGTTGCTGTTGAATAGACCAAGGCAGCGGCGGTGTTCTCCGGGAGTTCGGGCCAGTCGTACTTTGTCGAGCGGCCGTCGAGAAGCTCCTCGTAGCTGTACACAGCGACATGCTCTGGCAGATACGCCGCGGCGTCTGTAATCGGTTCGGCACCTGTAAATGCCACCGCGCGAACCTTGGGGCAAAGCTCCACAACGTTGCCTAACTTCTCCGCAAGCCGCGGATCGGCAACGATCAGTTCAGCCTCGGAGTGGTTGGCAACGTAGGCGATCTGGTCCGTCATCAACTGGATATTTAGCGGCGTAAACACAGCGCCCTTGGCAGCGACGGCAAACATCACCTCGAGGTGCTCAGAGCAGTTGTACAGCATGGTGGCGACGCGTTGATCGCTATCAATGCCGAGGTCATCATGCAGGGCGTGGGCGAAGGCCGAAGCGCGGGCGCCGATTTCGGCGAACGTCGTTTCTTCCGCGCCATCAGTGCGCCATGTGGTGCACTTCGTTGTCGCGTGCGCAGTCCTGCCGTATTCGAGAATGCGTGCGACGGAAAAGGGCACTTCCTGCATCGTTGAAAGCATGTTGGCAATGTTAGCGAAGCAATGCGACACGCCCCGGATTAAACCGCGGACGCAAATGCGCTACACTTTGCGCAGGATCGTGCGAACCGCACCCGGCAGGGGTTGTCCCAGGTGGGGATGCGATGGCGGGCACAGCGGCGATTTTTGCTCCCGCACCCCGTGAGATCCGGCAGGGCTACAAAGTTTTACTTCAGTCCAATCCCGATGAAACGCACCGCTTCCAGCATGCACCGTCGCGTGTTAACTACGCGAGAACCTGCTGGTTGAGCGACGAAAGGACACACGTGACCGACACCGGTACCGCGGCAGACTTGGCCGCTATGAAGATTCCGGAGCTGCGCAAAATTGCCGCCGAGAAAGGCCTGAAGGGCGTTTCGGGGCTGCGTAAGGGGGAGTTGATCCAGGCAATTACTACCGGCCAGGTTCCCAAGAAGGCTGCACCGCAAAAGGTGGAGGCCGATAACGCGGAGGCGCCAGCTGCTTCCGAGCGTGCAGAGCGCAAGGCCGACAAGACCGACAAGCCTGCAGAAAACGCTGACAAGGCGACCGACAATTCTCATGACGACGATTCGCGGGGAGCTTCGCGTTCCGCAGCGCGCCGTGCTCGCCGAAACCGTGCGCGTCACCAGCATGAGGACAATACGCAGGGTGGCGACGCCAAGGACGGCAAGGACGAGAAGTCCGAGAAATCCGAGACCACGGACAACCGCGACGAGAACCGCGACAATCGCGATAACCGCGACAACCGTGACAATAACGACCGCGGTGGCCGTAACAATGGCAACAACGGCAACAACCGTGGCGGCCGCAACAACCACCGCGACGATAACGATGACGACCACCAGGGTGGCGGTCGTCGTGGGCGTCGCGGTCGTCGTAATCGTAATCGCAACCGTGACAATCACGGCGGCAACAACAACCAAGGTGGCGGCAACGAACAGCACTTCGACCCGGAGGACCTGCAGGAGGTTGCGGGTATCGCGGATGTGCAGGACAACGGCTCCGCGTTCATCCGCACCACTGGCTACCGTCAGTCCAATTCGGACGTGTACGTGCCGCAGCGCCTGGTCCGTCAGGCGGGTCTGCGCTCCGGCGACGCGGTAACCGGTCAGGTTCGTGCTAACGGGCAGTCGCACCAGCAGGGCAATGGCCGTAACCGTCGTAGCTACAACCAGGTTGTTCGCGTCGACACGATCAACGGCCAGACTCCGGAGGATGCGAAGGGACGCAAGGAGTTCCACAAGCTCACCCCGCTGTACCCGAACCGTCGTCTGCGTCTGGAAACTGAGCCGAAGATCCTGACCACGCGTGTGATCGACCTGGTCATGCCGATCGGTAAGGGTCAGCGCGCACTGATCGTGTCGCCGCCGAAGGCTGGTAAGACGACGATCCTGCAGAACATTGCCAACGCGATCGCCACGAATAACCCGGAGTGCTACCTCATGGTTGTGCTTGTCGATGAGCGCCCGGAGGAAGTTACCGACATGCAGCGCAGCGTCAACGGCGAGGTCATTGCCTCGACGTTCGACCGTCCGCCGTCAGAGCACACTGCTGTCGCCGAGCTTGCTATCGAGCGTGCGAAGCGTCTGGTGGAGATGGGCCAAGACGTTGTGGTGCTGCTCGACTCGATTACTCGTCTTGGCCGTGCGTACAACAACTCCTCGCCGGCGTCGGGTCGCATCCTCTCCGGTGGTGTGGACTCCAACGCGCTCTACCCGCCGAAGCGTTTCCTGGGTGCTGCCCGAAACATCGAGGAGGGTGGCTCGCTGACGATTATCGCAACGGCCATGGTGGAAACCGGTTCCGCTGGCGATACCGTTATCTTCGAGGAGTTCAAGGGCACCGGTAACGCCGAGCTCAAGCTCGACCGCAAGATCGCGGAGCGTCGCGTGTTCCCGGCTGTGGACGTCAACCCGTCCGGCACCCGCAAGGACGAGCTGCTGATGAGCCCGGAGGAGGCGCGCGTCATGCACAAGCTGCGCCGCATCCTGTCTGCGCTTGATCCGCAGCAGTCCATCGACATGCTGATTAAGCAGTTGAAGAAGACCAAGACGAACGGCGAGTTCCTCATTGGTGTGGCGAACTCGGCACCAATGGCGCAGGCCGAAACTGAGGAGGACTACTCCTAATGGCAGAAAAATCGCATGTTTCGCTTGTCGACGACTACGTCGCCGAATACGAGGGCATCCAGGCCCAAATGGGCGATCCGGAGGTCGCTGGTGACCAGGACCGCTTCCGTAAGCTCTCCAAGCGCTACGCGGAGCTGCAGCCGATCATCAACGTCAATAACGCCCTGAACCAGGCGCGCGATGACCACGAGGCGGCATCCGAAATGGCCTCCGAGGACAAGGAGTTCGCGGAGGAGGCCAAGCGCTTAGAGGACGAGATTGTGCGCCTCGAGGAGGAGTTGGCTGACCTGCTGGCGCCGCGCGACGAGCACGATGGTGATGACATCATCATGGAGCTCAAAGCAGGCGCAGGCGGTGAAGAGGCCGCGCTGTTCGCTGGCGATTTGGCTCGCATGTATCAGAAGTACTGCGAAAAGCACGGCCTGACCTGGGAGGTCCTCGACGTTGCCGAGTCTGACCTGGGTGGTGTGAAGGACATGACCGTCGCGGTGAAGGCGAAGACCCCGTCGCGTGACGGTGCGTGGTCGATGCTGAAGTTTGAAGGTGGCGTGCACCGTGTGCAGCGCGTTCCGGTGACGGAATCGCAGGGCCGCATCCAGACTTCTGCCGCAGGCGTATACGTCTTCCCAGAGCCAGACGAGGTTGAAAGCGTCAATATCGATGAGAAGGATTTGCGCGTCGACGTCTACCGTTCTTCCGGTAAGGGTGGCCAGGGCGTGAACACCACCGACTCAGCCGTGCGTATCACGCACCTGCCCACCGGCATTGTGGTGACCTGCCAGAACGAGCGTTCTCAGATCCAGAACCGTGCCCGCGCGATGCAGGTGCTGCAGGCTCGCCTCGACCAGATTGAGCGCGAGAAGCAGGAAGCCGAAGAGGCCGAGGGCCGCGCATCGCAGGTGCGCACGATGGACCGCTCGGAGCGCATCCGCACCTACAACTGGCCGGAGAACCGCATTTCGGATCACCGCATTAACTACAAGGCCAACAACCTTGACTCGGTGCTCGACGGCAACATGGACGATCTGATCACGGCGCTGCAGACGCACGAGCGCCAGGAGCGCCTTGAAGCCGAGTAGCCTCTGCGACACCATCGCCCGCGCCACGCAGACCCTTGCTGGCGCGGGCGTTGCGTCGCCTGAAGTCGACGCACGCCTGCTCGCCGCGCACTTGATCGGGGTGCCGCCGATGCAGCTCATGTTCGCCGACGCGCCTACGGACTTCGACGAGGCCTATGCCAAACTCATTGCCCGACGCGCGGCTCGCGAGCCGTTGCAGCACATCATCGGTACAGCACCGTTTGTTGACATCGACCTCGCCGTCGGGCCCGGGGTATTCATCCCACGGCCAGAAACGGAAGTGCTCGCTCAGTGGGCGGTACATTTGCTTAGCGACGACACCACCTCGCCCGAATCCCCAACCGTCGTGGACTTAGGCTCCGGCTCGGGTGCGTTGGCCATCACGATCGCCCGGGCGTGCCCGCGCGCACAGGTGATCGCGGTCGAGCGTTCGCCTCAGGCGCGGAAGTACTTGGAGCGAAATGTGGGGGACTACGCGTCGTCGATACGCATTGTCCCAGGGGATATGACCGATCCGGAGTTGCTTCGGGAACTCGACGGTGCCGTTGACCTCGTCGTCACCAACCCGCCGTACGTGCCAGAAACCGGTGACTTAGATGTGGAGGTCTACGCCGACCCTCATGAGGCGGTGTTCTCCGGCGCGGACGGGATGCATGCAATTCGGGGGCTCGTTCCGGTCGCCGCACGGCTGCTGCGTCCGGGAGGGCACCTCGGCATTGAGCATGATGATTCCACGTCGGAGGCCGTACAAGATGTGGTGCGCGACCACGGCGCATTCGGCCCGCCGAGTGTGGTCGAGGACCTGACCGGCCGAGCCCGGTTTGTCATGGCGAGTAAGCTAGCCCGGTAACTTTCAGAACATGAAGGAGCACTATGTCCGCGATTTATAACTGCCTTGATCCGCAGGTTCGCGACGACGCGGTGCGCGCGGCCGCGGACGCTGTGCGAGCCGGCCGTTGCGTCGTCCTGCCGACAGACACCGTCTACGGAATCGGTTGCGACGCTTTCAACAACGACGCCGTAGCCACGCTGTTGGCTACCAAGCGCCGTGGCCCCGACATGCCTGTGCCGGTGCTCGTGGGCAGCTGGTCGACGATCCAGGGGCTCGTGCGGGAGTTTTCCGACACCGCGAAGACACTCGTGGAGGCGTTCTGGCCGGGTGGGCTTTCCATCGTCGTGCCTGAAGCGCCGAGCCTGCCGTGGAATCTTGGCGATACACGTGGCACCGTGCTGCTACGCATGCCGAACCAGCCGCTCGCACTTGAACTGTTGCAAGAAACCGGACCGATGGCGGTGTCGTCTGCCAACATCTCCGGCAACCCGCCGGCACAGACCGCAGCAGAGGCCAAGGCGCAGTTTGGCGATGCGATTGGTGTGTACCTCGACGGGGGAGAGGCCGAGGTTGGCACTCCTTCGACCATCATTGATATTTCGAAGCCTCAGCCGGTGATTTTGCGCGAAGGCGCGATCCCGGTCGAGCGCATTGGTGAAGTCTTAGGGCTTGACCCAGAGTCGTTGCGTCGAAAGTAGCGGGGGAGTTTTCAGGGGATGTCCGGAGCTGGTGTGCCGCTTCGCGAGCTCGCACTCGTGCTACTCGTCGCGGCTGCGATCACGTACCTGGCCACAGGTGTGGTGCGTTCAGCTCTCGTGCGCACAGGACGCGTCGCGGAGATCCGCCAGCGCGACGTTCACACCCAGCCAACACCGTCGCTCGGTGGACTGGCCATGTTTACAGGGTTCGCTGGCGCGTTTGTTCTCGCGCAGCAACTGCCCGCACTGACCCGCGGGTTCGCTCCAGTCACCCCAGAGATGACTGCAGTGCTCGTCGGCGGTGCCGCCGTCGTTGCTGTCGGAATTGTTGACGACCTCTACGAGCTCGGCGCGTTACCCAAACTCATCGGGCAATTCGCTGCTGCGATCATCATGTCCATCTTGGGGATTGCCTTTACGGTGTTTTACGTACCAATCGGGGAGGGCACCACCCTGATTTTGGACGAAGTCCAGGGCATGGTCTTGAGTGCGCTGTTTACTGTGCTGTTGATCAACGCAGTGAATTTCGTTGACGGCATCGACGGCCTCGCCGCGGGGCTGGGCATGATCGCCGGGATGGCGATCCTCGTCTATTCGCTGTCAGTTCTCCATGACCAGGGCGGGGCGGTCTCCGCGTACCCGCCGGCGATTATCTGCACGTTGCTCGTCGGTATCTGCGCGGGCTTTTTGCCCCACAACTTCGAACCGGCGCGCATCTTCATGGGGGACTCCGGTGCCATGCTCATTGGGCTGCTGCTTGCCGCAGCGTCGATCTCCGCATCGGGCAAGATCAACATGTCGCTCTACGGGGCCGCGGACCTAGTAGCACTCATTAGCCCGATCATCGTCGTGCTCGCCGCGATTGCCCTGCCGGTCCTCGACCTGATTTGGGCCGTTGTGCGACGAACAGCCCGCGGCCAAAGCCCGTTCCAGGCAGACGCAGGCCATATCCATCACCGTTTGCTCCGCCTTGGGCATACGCACCGCCGTACTGTTCTGGTGCTGTACCTGTGGGTCTCCGCAGTCGCCTTCGGCGCGGTCAGTTTTTCCGTCGTGCCGGTGCGCATTGCCGTGATCTTCACCGTTGTCGCGCTTGTCTTTGCTTTCGTGCTCACTCTGGTTCCGCTTGCGGAAGGCAAGATTGGCCCGCGGCGTGGTGGGGACGGTGCGGTGGCGTCGTCGAAAAGCAACCCTGCTCAGTCTGTAGGATGACCCAGCATGGAACCGCTCGAAGTCAATGACACGTCCCAGGTCAGTGATCATCGTCAGCCGCTCATCCGCGCACTGAAGGTCGCGGGATGGGCACTCGTCGTGCTTACCGTCGTCTCGCTCATGGCGTGGGGCGCGACCCGCGAATTGCCCGGCATCTGGGCCGCGCTGATGGGAGTCGCCGTCGGCGGTGCGTTCGTGCTCGCCACCACGGTGTCCGTGCTCGCAACCTCAAACTCATCCCCAAACACCACCATGGCAGTTGTCCTCGGCGGCTGGCTGCTGAAGATGGGGCTGCTCGCAATCTTCCTGCTGTGGATCCGTGGATTCGACTTTTACGACCATCGAGCATTTGGCGTGACGACGATCGCAGCACTCGTCGTTGCACTCGCCGCCGAAGCCTGGGGTGTACTCACCACACGCACCACCTACCTCAGCTAACACAGGGTGTGGGGACCCTGTGACAGACCTAACAATCCGCTAGAAAGCCGTGCAAGCTGGGTGATTAGGGGTAAAAACCCTTAAAAGTCACCTTGGTGGGGGGTCAATGGCACAGGTAAAACCCACATTCTCAGGATGTCCTGTTAGGATATCCGCTGGGTTTGTTCCAGGCTGGCGTTACCCCTGATGTGCAGGCGAAACCGGCCGGGGAACGACATCCCCTGCCCCGCGGAAGCAGATGTGCGACGGAGTCCGCCGCGGAGGCAGCCTGATGAAGACGTCCATCGCACCGCCCTCCGGGGAACCGGGGAGCGGCCCGAGAACGGGAGAGAACGCTGAGCGTTACAACTTTGGCCATGAAGGGTGAGTTTCACGCACCTGCGCTTGGTCCAGAATTTTTCCCGGGGCAAACGTACGGCCATATCATTGGTGAGGAATTTGCCAATGGGTGGTTCGCACTGGACCGCATCATGCTCGTCCGCCTCTTGATTGCGGCGATCCTGGTGCTCCTCTTTGTTATCGCCTTTAGGAACCCGAAGCTGGTTCCGAAAGGCCTGCAGAATTTCGCCGAGATCGGCGTCGACTTCGTCCGCATCCACATCGCGGAAGACACCTTGGGCAAGAAGGACGGCAAGCGGTTCCTGCCGCTGCTGTGCACCATCTTCTTCTCCATTCTGTTCATGAACGCGGCGACGATCATCCCAGGTCTCAACATCTCGCCTAACGCGCGTATCGGCATGCCGGTCGTGCTGGCAGTTGCGGCCTACATTGCAATGATTTACGCCGGCGTCAAGCGTTACGGCGCTGCGTACTTCAAGCACTCGACCGTCATCCCCGGCCTTCCGCCGGCGCTCCACATTCTCGTGGTGCCGATCGAGTTCTTCTCGACGTTCATTCTGCGTCCGGTCACCCTGGCGCTTCGTCTTATGGCGAACTTCCTGGCTGGCCACATCATTCTTGTCCTGCTGTACTCCGCCACGAACTTCTTCTTCTGGCAGTTGAACGCATGGACGACAGTGAGTGGCCTGACCCTGATTGCAGCGCTGCTGTTCACCGCATACGAGTTGATCATCATCTTCCTGCAGGCGTACATCTTCGCCCTGCTGACTGCGGTGTACATCGAGCTGTCGCTGCACGCGGATGCGCACTAACAAAGCGCGACCACACACGGCCAACTGAATAACCCCCAACATCTGTCACACGCTTTCCCGCGGCCTGCGGGGAGGCACCTAGAAAGGGAACGACTTTCACATGAACGACATCATTCTTGCTC includes the following:
- a CDS encoding vWA domain-containing protein, producing MRWSVSQKGVRVVLALMIAVCCCLAWAPVAWGQSSSTTSTSSQATSAKADDGSADGRAMLILDASSSMLAADAGGTRMDSAKKAANELVDSLPDTANMGLMVYGANESDAPDNRERGCKDVETLATVGRIDRGRFASAINGLEPKGYTPMGHSLRKAAEELGSEGQRSIILVSDGIDSCAPPPVCEVAKELAQDGVDLAIHTVGFQVDEEARKELQCIADAGNGQFLEAGDAGSLAQSLKFLAQRDIGKYKVKGTPFEFADTPEDAKWFGEGQYRTKVTPDTNAKKNRYFRVSVPEGTTR
- a CDS encoding long-chain fatty-acid--CoA ligase, producing MLSTMQEVPFSVARILEYGRTAHATTKCTTWRTDGAEETTFAEIGARASAFAHALHDDLGIDSDQRVATMLYNCSEHLEVMFAVAAKGAVFTPLNIQLMTDQIAYVANHSEAELIVADPRLAEKLGNVVELCPKVRAVAFTGAEPITDAAAYLPEHVAVYSYEELLDGRSTKYDWPELPENTAAALVYSTATTGAPKGVAYSHRALWLEATGLRATDSLAVTHGETFLCCIPIYHVLSWGVPFAAFLAGTPLVLPDSDVSAPTLARLIASTHPRVAHGVPTLWIQLMVHYLHNRPERMSLQEIFVGGSPAPPALIKVWEERYGVDIVHCWGMTETTTVGTVARPPSGASGEARWSYRISQGRFAPSLEYRVVNDGQVMAFNDLTQGEIQVRGNMVAAGYYHSPTQEPGEIASTFRGEEVDDVRAHFTADGWLRTGDVGTVTNAGFMTLYDRARDVIRSGGEWIYSAQVENLIMESEEVVECAVIGIPDPKWGERPLAVTKLLSGIEPTKETAARLRESLADTLPKWMAPEYWTFVDSIDKTSVGKFDKKDLRKHLQREEFDIIALPGPGSRPKASS
- the rho gene encoding transcription termination factor Rho, producing the protein MTDTGTAADLAAMKIPELRKIAAEKGLKGVSGLRKGELIQAITTGQVPKKAAPQKVEADNAEAPAASERAERKADKTDKPAENADKATDNSHDDDSRGASRSAARRARRNRARHQHEDNTQGGDAKDGKDEKSEKSETTDNRDENRDNRDNRDNRDNNDRGGRNNGNNGNNRGGRNNHRDDNDDDHQGGGRRGRRGRRNRNRNRDNHGGNNNQGGGNEQHFDPEDLQEVAGIADVQDNGSAFIRTTGYRQSNSDVYVPQRLVRQAGLRSGDAVTGQVRANGQSHQQGNGRNRRSYNQVVRVDTINGQTPEDAKGRKEFHKLTPLYPNRRLRLETEPKILTTRVIDLVMPIGKGQRALIVSPPKAGKTTILQNIANAIATNNPECYLMVVLVDERPEEVTDMQRSVNGEVIASTFDRPPSEHTAVAELAIERAKRLVEMGQDVVVLLDSITRLGRAYNNSSPASGRILSGGVDSNALYPPKRFLGAARNIEEGGSLTIIATAMVETGSAGDTVIFEEFKGTGNAELKLDRKIAERRVFPAVDVNPSGTRKDELLMSPEEARVMHKLRRILSALDPQQSIDMLIKQLKKTKTNGEFLIGVANSAPMAQAETEEDYS
- the prfA gene encoding peptide chain release factor 1, with the protein product MAEKSHVSLVDDYVAEYEGIQAQMGDPEVAGDQDRFRKLSKRYAELQPIINVNNALNQARDDHEAASEMASEDKEFAEEAKRLEDEIVRLEEELADLLAPRDEHDGDDIIMELKAGAGGEEAALFAGDLARMYQKYCEKHGLTWEVLDVAESDLGGVKDMTVAVKAKTPSRDGAWSMLKFEGGVHRVQRVPVTESQGRIQTSAAGVYVFPEPDEVESVNIDEKDLRVDVYRSSGKGGQGVNTTDSAVRITHLPTGIVVTCQNERSQIQNRARAMQVLQARLDQIEREKQEAEEAEGRASQVRTMDRSERIRTYNWPENRISDHRINYKANNLDSVLDGNMDDLITALQTHERQERLEAE
- the prmC gene encoding peptide chain release factor N(5)-glutamine methyltransferase; amino-acid sequence: MKPSSLCDTIARATQTLAGAGVASPEVDARLLAAHLIGVPPMQLMFADAPTDFDEAYAKLIARRAAREPLQHIIGTAPFVDIDLAVGPGVFIPRPETEVLAQWAVHLLSDDTTSPESPTVVDLGSGSGALAITIARACPRAQVIAVERSPQARKYLERNVGDYASSIRIVPGDMTDPELLRELDGAVDLVVTNPPYVPETGDLDVEVYADPHEAVFSGADGMHAIRGLVPVAARLLRPGGHLGIEHDDSTSEAVQDVVRDHGAFGPPSVVEDLTGRARFVMASKLAR
- a CDS encoding L-threonylcarbamoyladenylate synthase; this translates as MSAIYNCLDPQVRDDAVRAAADAVRAGRCVVLPTDTVYGIGCDAFNNDAVATLLATKRRGPDMPVPVLVGSWSTIQGLVREFSDTAKTLVEAFWPGGLSIVVPEAPSLPWNLGDTRGTVLLRMPNQPLALELLQETGPMAVSSANISGNPPAQTAAEAKAQFGDAIGVYLDGGEAEVGTPSTIIDISKPQPVILREGAIPVERIGEVLGLDPESLRRK
- a CDS encoding MraY family glycosyltransferase — translated: MSGAGVPLRELALVLLVAAAITYLATGVVRSALVRTGRVAEIRQRDVHTQPTPSLGGLAMFTGFAGAFVLAQQLPALTRGFAPVTPEMTAVLVGGAAVVAVGIVDDLYELGALPKLIGQFAAAIIMSILGIAFTVFYVPIGEGTTLILDEVQGMVLSALFTVLLINAVNFVDGIDGLAAGLGMIAGMAILVYSLSVLHDQGGAVSAYPPAIICTLLVGICAGFLPHNFEPARIFMGDSGAMLIGLLLAAASISASGKINMSLYGAADLVALISPIIVVLAAIALPVLDLIWAVVRRTARGQSPFQADAGHIHHRLLRLGHTHRRTVLVLYLWVSAVAFGAVSFSVVPVRIAVIFTVVALVFAFVLTLVPLAEGKIGPRRGGDGAVASSKSNPAQSVG
- the atpB gene encoding F0F1 ATP synthase subunit A yields the protein MKGEFHAPALGPEFFPGQTYGHIIGEEFANGWFALDRIMLVRLLIAAILVLLFVIAFRNPKLVPKGLQNFAEIGVDFVRIHIAEDTLGKKDGKRFLPLLCTIFFSILFMNAATIIPGLNISPNARIGMPVVLAVAAYIAMIYAGVKRYGAAYFKHSTVIPGLPPALHILVVPIEFFSTFILRPVTLALRLMANFLAGHIILVLLYSATNFFFWQLNAWTTVSGLTLIAALLFTAYELIIIFLQAYIFALLTAVYIELSLHADAH